A region from the Halosolutus gelatinilyticus genome encodes:
- the fni gene encoding type 2 isopentenyl-diphosphate Delta-isomerase, which yields MPETSDRKDDHIRIIREEDVETTGTGFADVELVHEALPEIHRDEIDTTTTLFGRELAAPIVIESMTGGHPNTTKINRALAEAAQRTNVAMGVGSQRAGLELDDDALLESYTVVRDVAPDAFLYGNVGAAQLLEYDVADVERAVEMIDADAMAIHLNFLQEAVQPEGDVDARGCLAAIERVAADLSVPVVVKETGNGISRSTAKRLADAGVDAIDVAGKGGTTWSGIESYRAAAVGADRQERIGARFRAWGIPTVVSTLEATAVHDCVIASGGVRSGLDVAKAIALGARAGGLAKPFLGPAGRGTEAVVDLIETLALELRTAMFVTGSASIADLRAVDPVVLGGTRRYLDERGSR from the coding sequence ATGCCCGAGACTTCCGATCGGAAAGACGACCACATTCGCATCATTCGGGAGGAAGACGTCGAGACGACCGGCACCGGGTTCGCCGACGTCGAACTCGTTCACGAGGCGCTTCCCGAGATCCACCGCGACGAGATCGACACGACGACGACCCTGTTCGGGCGCGAACTGGCCGCGCCGATCGTCATCGAGAGCATGACCGGCGGCCACCCGAACACGACGAAGATCAACCGGGCGCTCGCCGAGGCCGCCCAGCGGACGAACGTCGCGATGGGCGTCGGCAGCCAGCGTGCGGGGCTCGAACTCGACGACGACGCGCTCCTCGAGTCCTACACCGTCGTCCGCGACGTCGCGCCCGACGCGTTCCTCTACGGCAACGTCGGCGCGGCCCAGCTGCTCGAGTACGACGTGGCCGACGTCGAGCGAGCCGTCGAGATGATCGACGCCGACGCGATGGCGATCCACCTGAACTTCTTACAGGAAGCGGTCCAGCCCGAGGGCGACGTCGACGCCCGCGGCTGTCTCGCCGCGATCGAACGTGTCGCGGCCGACCTCAGCGTTCCGGTCGTCGTCAAAGAGACCGGCAACGGAATCTCTCGATCGACCGCGAAGCGACTCGCGGACGCCGGCGTCGACGCGATCGACGTCGCCGGCAAGGGCGGGACGACGTGGTCGGGCATCGAATCCTACCGGGCGGCCGCGGTCGGCGCCGACAGGCAGGAACGGATCGGCGCCCGGTTCCGGGCGTGGGGAATCCCGACGGTCGTCAGTACGCTCGAGGCGACCGCGGTCCACGACTGCGTGATCGCGAGCGGCGGGGTTCGGTCGGGACTCGACGTCGCGAAAGCGATCGCGCTCGGCGCACGCGCCGGGGGGCTCGCGAAGCCGTTCCTCGGACCGGCCGGCCGGGGAACCGAAGCGGTCGTCGACCTGATCGAGACGCTCGCGCTCGAGCTCAGGACCGCAATGTTCGTCACGGGGTCGGCGTCGATCGCCGACCTTCGAGCGGTCGATCCCGTCGTTCTCGGGGGCACTCGACGATACCTCGACGAACGCGGCTCGCGATAG
- a CDS encoding DUF1931 family protein — MADLIVKAAVKEALDDKNVASDFYDALDEEVDELLKDAARRAEANDRKTVQPRDL; from the coding sequence ATGGCAGACCTTATCGTCAAAGCCGCCGTAAAGGAAGCGCTCGATGACAAGAACGTCGCTTCGGATTTCTACGATGCACTCGACGAGGAAGTCGACGAGCTGCTCAAGGACGCCGCCCGACGTGCGGAAGCGAACGATCGCAAGACGGTCCAGCCGCGCGACCTGTAA
- the larB gene encoding nickel pincer cofactor biosynthesis protein LarB, translated as MRELLEAVADGSLSPAQAEAELRGYVTGDAGRFDAARQHRRGIPEAIFAAGKSAEQVVELAETALETTERALVTRASDRQIEALESSIANSYPDAIVDRRGTTVHVRTPAYDPPSLDATVGIATGGTVDGPVADEAELVCEDAGIAVDRVDDVGVAALDRILDQLDRLREADVLIVCAGREGALPTVVAGLVDVPVIGVPVSSGYGFGGDGEAALAGMLQSCTILSVVNVDAGFVAGAQATLIARTIGAARE; from the coding sequence ATGCGCGAACTCCTCGAGGCCGTCGCCGACGGCTCGCTGTCGCCGGCCCAGGCCGAGGCCGAACTCAGGGGGTACGTCACCGGCGACGCGGGTCGGTTCGACGCGGCCCGACAGCATCGTCGCGGCATTCCGGAGGCGATCTTCGCCGCGGGTAAGTCGGCCGAACAGGTCGTCGAACTCGCCGAAACCGCACTCGAAACGACGGAGCGGGCACTCGTTACGCGCGCCTCCGATCGACAGATCGAGGCGCTCGAGTCATCGATAGCGAACTCGTACCCCGACGCGATCGTCGATCGCCGCGGGACGACGGTCCACGTTCGGACCCCGGCGTACGATCCCCCGTCGCTCGACGCGACGGTCGGCATCGCGACCGGCGGCACCGTCGACGGCCCGGTCGCGGACGAGGCCGAACTCGTCTGCGAGGACGCGGGGATCGCCGTCGATCGGGTCGACGACGTCGGGGTCGCGGCGCTCGATCGGATCCTGGACCAGCTCGATCGACTCCGCGAGGCGGACGTCCTCATCGTCTGCGCCGGCCGGGAGGGCGCCTTGCCGACGGTCGTCGCCGGGCTCGTGGACGTGCCGGTGATCGGAGTTCCCGTTTCCAGCGGGTACGGATTCGGCGGCGATGGCGAAGCCGCCCTCGCCGGGATGCTCCAGTCGTGTACGATCCTCTCGGTCGTCAACGTCGACGCCGGCTTCGTCGCCGGCGCCCAGGCGACCCTGATCGCCCGGACGATCGGCGCGGCTCGCGAGTGA
- a CDS encoding DUF7563 family protein: MPTCDHCGAHVSERFARVFADEHGRIHACTSCSANAGIAEVAKERARST, translated from the coding sequence ATGCCCACATGTGACCACTGCGGCGCGCACGTCTCCGAGCGCTTCGCGCGCGTCTTCGCCGACGAGCACGGCAGAATCCACGCGTGCACGAGCTGCTCGGCCAATGCTGGGATCGCGGAAGTAGCAAAAGAGCGCGCCCGCAGTACCTGA
- a CDS encoding GIY-YIG nuclease family protein, translated as MSRSRSDGGHVVYVLECADGTLYTGYTTDLDRRVDEHNAGDGAKYTRGRMPVELRYHERFETRSAAMSREYEIKQLTRSAKERLLDGE; from the coding sequence ATGTCCCGGTCCCGGAGCGACGGCGGCCACGTCGTCTACGTGCTCGAGTGCGCCGACGGCACTCTCTATACCGGTTACACGACCGATCTCGATCGACGGGTCGACGAACACAACGCGGGCGACGGAGCGAAGTACACCCGCGGTCGGATGCCGGTCGAACTTCGATATCACGAACGGTTCGAGACGCGATCGGCCGCGATGTCCCGCGAATACGAGATCAAGCAGCTGACGCGCTCGGCGAAAGAACGGTTGCTCGACGGCGAGTAG
- a CDS encoding NADPH-dependent FMN reductase encodes MSDTPSVLAVSGSLREDSYTRTALRYVLRAAAEAGADTRMLDLREYDLPVYDPDVDDQGDGEEVKRLAREADAIALGTPVYHGSYSGALKNFHDYCGFDEYEDTTVGLLATAGGGSYGSTLDHLRITVRGVHGWVLPHQVGLRNASGKFEADPDAIGGRRFRDPNLQKRVEKLGRMLVEYAFIEPDVSSPRSESEAAADD; translated from the coding sequence ATGAGCGACACCCCCTCCGTTCTCGCCGTCAGCGGGAGTCTGCGCGAAGACAGTTATACCCGAACGGCGCTACGGTACGTCCTCCGGGCCGCCGCGGAGGCCGGCGCCGACACTCGCATGCTCGATCTGCGCGAGTACGACCTCCCCGTCTACGATCCCGACGTCGACGATCAGGGCGACGGCGAGGAAGTCAAACGTCTGGCCCGCGAGGCGGATGCGATCGCGCTCGGAACGCCGGTCTACCACGGGTCGTACTCGGGCGCGTTGAAGAACTTCCACGACTACTGCGGGTTCGACGAGTACGAAGACACCACCGTCGGTCTGCTGGCGACCGCCGGCGGCGGCAGCTACGGCTCGACGCTCGACCACTTGCGGATCACCGTTCGCGGGGTCCACGGCTGGGTGCTTCCCCATCAGGTCGGCCTCCGGAACGCCTCGGGAAAGTTCGAGGCGGACCCCGACGCGATCGGCGGCCGCCGGTTTCGCGATCCCAATCTTCAGAAGCGGGTCGAGAAACTCGGTCGAATGCTCGTCGAGTACGCGTTCATCGAGCCGGACGTGAGTTCGCCGCGATCGGAGTCGGAAGCGGCGGCGGACGACTGA